A genomic segment from Halomicroarcula saliterrae encodes:
- a CDS encoding cold-shock protein, which produces MAKGTVDFFNDTGGYGFIDTEDADEDVFFHMEDIGGPDLEEGQELEFDIEQADKGPRANNVTRL; this is translated from the coding sequence ATGGCGAAAGGAACGGTTGATTTCTTCAACGACACTGGCGGCTACGGTTTCATCGATACTGAGGACGCGGACGAGGACGTCTTCTTCCACATGGAAGATATCGGCGGCCCGGACCTCGAAGAGGGACAGGAACTCGAATTCGATATCGAGCAGGCGGACAAGGGTCCGCGAGCAAACAACGTTACCCGGCTCTAA
- a CDS encoding DUF4397 domain-containing protein, which yields MDETTTRRRVIQGAGIIGATGIVGSSVVTAQEQTPTTQDGETALRVAHASPDAPDVTVRLDDQAVVEGLSFGNVTSYQSVDPGTYQLRIVPAEQGLLGGFLSDLFGSQDGETVLYDQQVTVEQGATLTAVAFGEAGQGPAETPTGTATPTPDGGATPTEPAGTETGATPAMAQELQMGGGGQAGPLVQGLAFGESASATVPAGDYRLLIRPAAGDGGTTPAGTATPTPGGGSTPPDGETGTPEETGAFRVELLEDDLSSPSEGQSRVRIFHAVPNLGEVNIVATPQGGGQGQGQTPGQGQGGGQGQGQGGGQGQGQTPGQGQGGGQGQGQGGGQGQGPPVSADVSLEAGTVYSAFAVGYADTGTAEATPGQTPTEGTPGQTPTEGTPGQTPTEGTATGTPGGDRPEFELVVVETATDGQRVQNGGT from the coding sequence ATGGACGAGACAACGACACGTCGACGGGTCATTCAGGGGGCGGGAATTATCGGTGCCACAGGAATCGTCGGCAGTTCCGTCGTCACGGCTCAGGAACAGACACCGACCACACAGGACGGGGAGACTGCCCTGCGGGTCGCTCACGCGTCGCCGGACGCCCCGGACGTCACCGTCCGTCTCGACGACCAGGCGGTCGTCGAGGGGCTCAGTTTCGGCAACGTGACCAGCTACCAGTCGGTCGACCCGGGAACCTACCAGCTGCGGATCGTCCCCGCCGAGCAGGGGCTTCTGGGCGGGTTTCTCAGCGACCTCTTTGGTTCGCAGGACGGCGAGACGGTGCTCTACGACCAGCAGGTGACCGTCGAGCAGGGGGCGACTCTCACCGCCGTCGCCTTCGGCGAGGCCGGACAGGGACCCGCCGAGACGCCGACCGGCACGGCCACTCCCACGCCCGACGGGGGTGCGACCCCGACCGAGCCGGCGGGGACGGAAACGGGGGCGACGCCGGCGATGGCGCAGGAGCTACAGATGGGTGGCGGCGGGCAGGCCGGGCCGCTCGTTCAGGGCCTCGCCTTCGGTGAGAGCGCGAGCGCGACCGTCCCGGCCGGTGACTACCGACTCCTGATTCGACCGGCGGCGGGAGACGGTGGGACGACCCCTGCCGGCACGGCCACTCCCACGCCCGGTGGGGGTTCGACGCCACCGGACGGCGAAACCGGGACCCCGGAGGAGACCGGCGCGTTCCGTGTCGAACTCCTCGAAGACGACCTCTCCAGTCCGTCCGAGGGACAGTCCCGAGTCCGTATCTTCCACGCGGTCCCGAACCTCGGGGAAGTGAATATCGTCGCAACGCCCCAGGGCGGCGGACAAGGTCAAGGGCAGACTCCGGGCCAAGGTCAGGGCGGTGGCCAGGGTCAAGGTCAGGGCGGCGGGCAAGGTCAAGGGCAGACTCCGGGTCAGGGTCAGGGCGGTGGTCAGGGTCAAGGTCAGGGCGGTGGCCAGGGTCAAGGCCCACCGGTTAGCGCCGATGTCTCGCTCGAAGCAGGCACCGTCTACAGCGCCTTCGCGGTCGGGTACGCCGACACAGGCACTGCGGAGGCGACGCCCGGTCAGACGCCGACGGAGGGAACGCCCGGACAGACGCCGACAGAGGGAACGCCCGGACAGACGCCGACCGAAGGCACAGCGACGGGGACGCCCGGCGGGGACCGGCCGGAGTTCGAACTGGTCGTCGTCGAGACTGCCACCGACGGGCAGCGAGTCCAGAACGGCGGGACGTGA
- a CDS encoding 50S ribosomal protein L16 — protein sequence MSDKPASMYRDIDKPSYTRREYITGIPGSKIAQHEMGRKTKDKGEYPVQISLIVEESVQLRHGSLEASRLSANRHLIKTIGEEGDYRMTLRKFPHQVLRENKQATGAGADRVSDGMRAAFGKIVGTAARMNAGEQLFTAYCNVEDAEHVKEAFRRAYNKITPSCRIKVERGEELLIS from the coding sequence ATGTCCGACAAACCTGCCTCGATGTACCGGGACATCGACAAGCCGTCCTACACCCGGCGCGAGTACATCACGGGCATCCCCGGTTCGAAGATCGCACAGCACGAGATGGGTCGCAAGACCAAAGACAAGGGCGAGTACCCCGTCCAGATCTCCCTCATCGTCGAGGAGTCGGTCCAGCTCCGACACGGCTCGCTGGAGGCCTCGCGCCTCTCCGCGAACCGCCACCTCATCAAGACCATCGGCGAGGAGGGCGACTACCGCATGACCCTGCGGAAGTTCCCCCACCAGGTCCTGCGAGAGAACAAGCAGGCGACCGGTGCCGGGGCCGACCGTGTCTCCGACGGGATGCGCGCCGCCTTCGGGAAGATCGTCGGCACCGCCGCCCGGATGAACGCCGGCGAGCAGCTGTTCACCGCCTACTGCAACGTCGAGGACGCCGAGCACGTCAAGGAGGCGTTCCGCCGTGCCTACAACAAGATCACGCCCTCCTGTCGCATCAAGGTCGAGCGCGGCGAAGAGCTGCTTATTTCTTAG
- a CDS encoding glutathione S-transferase family protein, whose translation MNMLVDGEWRTDAYQSTNEDGEFDRQETSFRNRIEDDPDARFQPEAGRYHLYVSLACPWAHRTLLVRALKGLEDAISVDVVDPYRGDGGWQFTPEKAGCTEDSLYGSDYLRELYAEADPDMTGRVTVPVLWDTREETIVNNESKEILRMLDTEFDAVAEHDVDLYPEGYQDDIDHIIEDIYEPINNGVYRSGFADTQSAYDEAVSELFEALDHWDDVLEDQRYLAGDRLTEADICMFTTLVRFDEVYHTHFMCNHRLIREYDNLWPYLRDLYQTPGVAETVDMSHIKEHYYTTHPDVSPKRIVPMGPDPDFEAAHDRDELPGDLPGDLLATPQ comes from the coding sequence ATGAACATGTTAGTCGACGGCGAGTGGCGCACAGACGCCTATCAGAGCACGAACGAGGACGGCGAGTTCGACAGACAGGAGACCAGTTTCCGGAACCGTATCGAGGACGACCCCGACGCCCGCTTCCAGCCCGAGGCCGGCCGCTACCACCTGTACGTCTCGCTCGCGTGTCCGTGGGCCCACCGGACGTTGCTCGTCCGAGCGCTGAAGGGGCTCGAAGACGCCATCAGCGTCGACGTCGTCGACCCCTACCGGGGGGACGGCGGCTGGCAGTTCACGCCCGAGAAAGCGGGCTGTACCGAGGACTCGCTGTACGGGTCGGACTACCTCCGGGAGCTGTACGCCGAGGCCGACCCCGACATGACTGGCCGCGTGACGGTCCCCGTTCTCTGGGACACGCGCGAAGAGACCATCGTCAACAACGAGTCAAAGGAGATCCTCCGGATGCTCGACACCGAGTTCGACGCGGTCGCGGAACACGACGTGGACCTCTACCCCGAGGGGTATCAGGACGATATCGACCACATCATCGAGGACATCTACGAGCCCATCAACAACGGCGTCTACCGCTCCGGTTTCGCCGACACGCAGTCGGCCTACGACGAGGCCGTCTCCGAACTGTTCGAGGCGCTCGACCACTGGGACGACGTGCTCGAAGACCAGCGCTACCTCGCCGGGGACCGCCTGACCGAGGCGGACATCTGTATGTTCACGACGCTGGTCCGGTTCGACGAGGTCTACCACACGCACTTCATGTGCAACCACCGGCTCATCCGCGAGTACGACAACCTCTGGCCGTACCTCCGCGACCTGTACCAGACGCCCGGCGTGGCCGAGACAGTCGATATGAGCCACATCAAGGAGCACTACTACACCACCCACCCGGACGTGAGCCCGAAGCGTATCGTTCCGATGGGGCCCGACCCCGATTTCGAGGCGGCCCACGACCGCGACGAGCTGCCGGGCGACCTGCCCGGGGACCTGCTGGCAACGCCCCAGTAA
- a CDS encoding alpha-amylase family glycosyl hydrolase: MVRQTPTDSHHPGPPRFLQVGQRIVDPVFVDVEHGFDRDNLAPTVAGTPERDPDEYGAAAFTWSLASRPAGSSATLRYAPTPYDDRDRYDHGLHNTAEFEPDRPGTYVLELAAPDDTHELTIRVFDGDEDAAAADGVGGAGATDSGGPPRIELGGRYDAAADEFVVESNPELAPDSHAVESELDVAFLPHDAASLEATDIRVEGTTARVPAAALDGPTSVYAAPFDGRRVGVADQILLDPDGESVSLPNRPPDWLDDAVVYEIFTRSFAGEPGETTFETLTERVGYLDGLGVDVVWLTPVVPAWSPTVESAPGGPHGYSATDYFDVAPDLGTLADFDRFVESCHDRGIRVCFDLVANHCGWTHPFYQDTIAELGPEPDDPYAFPDVEAWDESSTYFDWFDRQLGPSRHDAAPAGTGFFGVRLQPNLNHGNVALREHLLAAVEFWAERVDAFRCDIAWGVPHSFWKEVRERVRAMDADFLLLEEAIPRTPAFAASEFDLHFDTTGFTDTVHAVARGERPPADLLDAIEARERDGFPRYTRLLNATENHDEARLAHEAAVGHRDEPAAVARAAAAAACTLPGVPMLYYGQERLITRHGERRELPYADDPERADDIERDPYKRAFVNWETCPESHLEFYRDLVAFYHESPVLGPTAGLVRPAYRTEAPEDVLVFGRDAGAEKRIVVVNFAADPRTVDLRPVVDTTDRFTGTDVAVARSDDAVTVEVERLAVLSTPTLFDRGR; the protein is encoded by the coding sequence ATGGTCCGCCAGACACCCACCGACAGCCACCATCCCGGGCCGCCGCGGTTCCTGCAGGTCGGCCAGCGCATCGTCGACCCCGTCTTCGTCGACGTCGAACACGGGTTCGACCGTGACAACCTCGCACCGACGGTCGCGGGGACGCCGGAGCGCGACCCCGACGAGTACGGCGCTGCGGCCTTCACGTGGTCGCTCGCCTCGCGACCGGCCGGGAGCAGCGCCACGCTCCGGTACGCGCCGACGCCGTACGACGACCGCGACCGGTACGACCACGGCCTGCACAACACCGCCGAGTTCGAGCCCGACCGGCCGGGGACCTACGTCCTCGAACTCGCCGCGCCGGACGATACACACGAGTTGACGATACGCGTCTTCGACGGGGACGAGGACGCCGCGGCGGCCGACGGCGTCGGCGGCGCCGGGGCGACCGACAGCGGCGGGCCGCCGCGCATCGAACTCGGGGGCCGGTACGACGCGGCCGCCGACGAGTTCGTCGTCGAGTCCAACCCCGAGCTCGCGCCCGACAGCCACGCCGTCGAGTCCGAACTCGACGTGGCGTTTCTCCCGCACGACGCAGCGAGTCTCGAAGCGACCGACATCCGCGTCGAAGGGACGACCGCACGGGTCCCCGCGGCCGCACTGGACGGGCCGACAAGCGTCTACGCGGCGCCGTTCGACGGGCGCCGCGTGGGCGTGGCCGACCAGATACTGCTGGACCCCGACGGCGAGTCCGTCTCCCTCCCGAACCGACCGCCGGACTGGCTCGACGACGCCGTCGTCTACGAAATCTTCACCCGCTCGTTCGCCGGCGAACCCGGCGAGACGACGTTCGAGACGCTGACGGAACGCGTCGGCTACCTCGACGGCCTCGGCGTCGACGTGGTGTGGCTGACACCCGTCGTCCCCGCCTGGAGCCCCACCGTCGAGTCGGCACCGGGCGGCCCCCACGGCTACAGCGCGACCGACTACTTCGACGTGGCCCCGGACCTGGGAACGCTGGCCGACTTCGACCGGTTCGTCGAGTCGTGTCACGACCGCGGTATCCGGGTCTGTTTCGACCTCGTCGCGAACCACTGCGGCTGGACCCACCCGTTCTACCAGGACACCATCGCCGAACTCGGCCCCGAGCCCGACGACCCCTACGCGTTCCCGGACGTCGAGGCGTGGGACGAGTCCTCGACGTACTTCGACTGGTTCGACCGCCAGCTGGGCCCGAGCCGCCACGACGCCGCACCGGCGGGGACCGGCTTCTTCGGCGTCCGGCTCCAGCCGAACCTGAACCACGGCAACGTCGCCCTGCGGGAGCACCTGCTCGCGGCCGTCGAGTTCTGGGCCGAGCGCGTGGACGCCTTCCGCTGTGACATCGCCTGGGGCGTTCCACACAGCTTCTGGAAAGAGGTCCGCGAGCGCGTGCGCGCAATGGACGCCGACTTCCTCCTGCTGGAAGAGGCCATCCCCCGGACGCCGGCCTTCGCCGCTTCGGAGTTCGACCTCCACTTCGATACGACGGGGTTTACCGACACAGTCCACGCTGTCGCTCGCGGCGAGCGACCGCCGGCCGACCTGCTGGACGCTATCGAGGCCCGCGAACGCGACGGGTTCCCCCGCTACACCCGGCTGCTCAACGCCACCGAGAACCACGACGAGGCCCGTCTGGCCCACGAGGCCGCCGTCGGCCACCGCGATGAGCCGGCGGCGGTGGCTCGGGCCGCGGCCGCAGCGGCCTGTACCCTCCCCGGCGTCCCGATGCTCTACTACGGACAGGAACGGCTCATCACCCGGCACGGAGAGCGCCGGGAACTGCCCTACGCCGACGACCCGGAGCGGGCCGACGACATCGAGCGCGACCCGTACAAGCGGGCGTTCGTGAACTGGGAGACGTGTCCGGAGTCTCACCTCGAATTCTACCGCGACCTCGTCGCGTTCTACCACGAGTCGCCCGTGCTCGGGCCGACGGCCGGGCTCGTGCGCCCGGCCTACCGCACGGAGGCGCCCGAGGACGTGCTGGTCTTCGGTCGCGACGCCGGCGCGGAGAAACGCATCGTGGTCGTCAACTTCGCCGCCGACCCGCGGACCGTCGACCTCCGGCCGGTCGTCGACACCACGGACCGGTTCACGGGCACGGACGTGGCTGTCGCCCGGAGCGACGACGCCGTCACCGTCGAAGTCGAACGGCTCGCAGTGCTCTCGACGCCGACGCTGTTCGACCGGGGACGCTGA
- a CDS encoding ATP-grasp domain-containing protein, translated as MLRLAVATNSETYERMGEPLAERDIEVGHVATTERAIPLAESPFADYDAGFVYPSRVMEGAVADAFLGVPWVNDREAVLRSRNKADVLARLGRADVPVPETVMISNPADESELVAAFERLDAPVVVKPNSTTRGVGVTTAHDLDSFLGIADYLDLVHDYRATGDQSFLVQEYLPGATDYRAMVVDGEYVGAVERRLPTAARETGRWKHNVHRGAVAEGVELPAELRALAERTAAVLDIDYLGVDLLVSDERAVVNETNARPTIDSATKYEAGFWDELAGLIRETAGRPRA; from the coding sequence ATGCTACGCCTCGCGGTCGCCACGAACAGCGAGACCTACGAGCGGATGGGGGAGCCGCTGGCCGAGCGGGACATCGAGGTCGGCCACGTCGCCACCACCGAGCGAGCGATTCCCCTCGCCGAGAGCCCCTTTGCCGACTACGACGCCGGCTTCGTCTACCCGTCGCGGGTCATGGAGGGGGCGGTCGCCGACGCCTTCCTCGGCGTCCCGTGGGTCAACGACCGCGAGGCCGTCCTCCGGTCGCGAAACAAGGCGGACGTGCTGGCGCGCCTCGGTCGGGCCGACGTGCCGGTGCCCGAGACGGTCATGATATCGAACCCGGCCGACGAATCCGAGCTCGTCGCGGCCTTCGAGCGACTCGACGCGCCCGTCGTGGTCAAGCCCAACTCCACGACCCGCGGCGTCGGCGTGACGACGGCCCACGACCTCGATTCCTTCCTGGGTATCGCGGACTATCTGGACCTCGTCCACGACTACCGGGCGACCGGCGACCAGTCCTTTCTCGTCCAGGAGTATCTCCCCGGCGCGACCGACTACCGGGCGATGGTCGTCGACGGCGAGTACGTCGGTGCAGTCGAGCGACGGCTCCCGACGGCGGCCCGAGAGACCGGCCGCTGGAAACACAACGTCCACCGCGGTGCGGTCGCCGAGGGCGTCGAACTGCCCGCGGAACTCCGAGCACTGGCCGAACGGACCGCGGCAGTGCTCGACATCGACTACCTGGGTGTGGACCTGCTCGTGAGCGACGAGCGAGCGGTCGTCAACGAGACGAACGCCCGCCCGACCATCGACAGCGCGACCAAGTACGAGGCGGGCTTTTGGGACGAGCTGGCGGGACTGATTCGGGAAACTGCGGGCCGGCCACGAGCGTAG
- a CDS encoding cold-shock protein, giving the protein MAKGKVDFFNDTGGYGFIDTDDADEDVFFHMEDVGGPDLEEGQEVEFDIEQADKGPRATNLERL; this is encoded by the coding sequence ATGGCGAAAGGCAAAGTCGATTTCTTCAACGACACGGGCGGGTACGGTTTCATCGACACTGACGACGCGGACGAGGACGTCTTCTTCCACATGGAAGACGTCGGCGGTCCGGACCTCGAAGAGGGTCAGGAAGTCGAGTTCGACATCGAGCAGGCGGACAAGGGTCCGCGAGCGACCAACCTGGAGCGTCTCTAA
- a CDS encoding nucleotidyltransferase family protein — MDGVVLAAGEGTRMRPLTADRPKALVEVAGKPLLEHALDALLSVGVDRIAVVVGYRGEQIVDRYGDGYRDTPIEHVEQADQLGTAHALEQAIPVVEAPFVVLHGDNVCRANLDGVVARHRETDAAATLLVESVSREQARTTGVVETDSAGRVTGLVEKPDEPPSTLVNRGFYAFGPDIGPALSRIDPAPRGEYELADAIDSLLRRGHRVETVELDGWCHNVNEPADRERVTERLE; from the coding sequence ATGGACGGCGTCGTCCTGGCCGCGGGCGAGGGAACGCGAATGCGCCCGCTGACGGCCGACAGACCGAAGGCGCTCGTCGAGGTCGCCGGGAAGCCGCTGCTGGAGCACGCCCTCGATGCCCTGCTGTCGGTCGGCGTCGACCGCATCGCGGTCGTCGTCGGCTACCGGGGCGAGCAAATCGTCGACCGCTACGGCGACGGCTACCGCGACACGCCCATCGAACACGTCGAACAGGCCGACCAGCTGGGGACCGCCCACGCGCTCGAACAGGCGATACCCGTGGTCGAAGCGCCGTTCGTCGTGCTGCACGGCGACAACGTCTGCCGGGCGAACCTCGACGGTGTGGTCGCCCGACACCGCGAGACCGACGCGGCCGCGACGCTGCTGGTCGAATCCGTCTCCCGCGAACAGGCCCGGACGACCGGCGTCGTCGAGACCGACAGCGCCGGTCGCGTCACCGGACTGGTCGAGAAGCCAGACGAGCCGCCGTCGACGCTCGTAAATCGCGGGTTCTACGCGTTCGGGCCGGACATCGGGCCAGCGCTGTCTCGCATCGACCCCGCCCCTCGGGGCGAGTACGAGCTCGCCGACGCCATCGACAGCCTCCTGCGGCGGGGCCACCGCGTCGAGACGGTCGAGCTCGACGGCTGGTGTCACAACGTCAACGAGCCGGCCGACAGGGAACGAGTCACAGAGCGGCTGGAGTGA
- a CDS encoding Hsp20/alpha crystallin family protein: MRRDDNDDPFDEFFREIERMMDEMMGSEGDVHIDRDTAAESGDLHVDVHETDEEVRVVADIPGVEKDGIDLKCDGNVLTIDAGTTHREYHERLTLPSRVDEHSASATYNNGILEVTFDREDESADIEL, translated from the coding sequence ATGAGACGGGACGACAACGACGACCCCTTCGATGAATTCTTTCGGGAGATAGAGCGGATGATGGACGAGATGATGGGCTCCGAAGGGGACGTTCACATCGACCGCGACACCGCCGCCGAGAGTGGCGACCTCCACGTCGATGTCCACGAGACGGACGAGGAGGTCCGTGTCGTCGCCGATATCCCCGGTGTCGAGAAAGACGGTATCGACCTGAAATGCGACGGCAACGTCCTCACCATCGACGCCGGCACGACCCACCGGGAGTACCACGAACGGCTCACGCTCCCCAGCCGCGTCGACGAACACTCCGCGTCGGCGACTTACAACAACGGTATCCTCGAAGTCACGTTCGACCGTGAGGACGAGTCCGCCGATATCGAACTGTAG
- a CDS encoding DUF429 domain-containing protein, giving the protein MAEDRYVGVAFCAGSWLAVAFTEAGYEETSVFDGIGDCWAAYEEETRRMLVDVPVGLVGSGDPVRRCDERARAVLGPRSVAVVDPPVREATRKRRYSTANRVHERKADTRLAEAAFERADGVAMCDELLQEVPEAAAVVRGTHPELCFRAFAGEPLTHDETTAAGYAERMRTLAGHDRDAPPVVQKAAEATAGHDVPVSGVLDAVVMAYTAQPGGGELRTLPEDPPTDASGLPMELVYRAAAPLGE; this is encoded by the coding sequence ATGGCCGAGGACCGCTACGTTGGCGTCGCGTTCTGTGCCGGGTCGTGGCTGGCGGTAGCGTTCACGGAGGCCGGCTACGAAGAGACGAGCGTCTTCGACGGTATCGGGGACTGCTGGGCGGCCTACGAGGAGGAGACGCGCCGGATGCTGGTCGACGTTCCCGTCGGCCTCGTGGGGTCGGGCGACCCCGTTCGCCGGTGTGACGAACGCGCTCGCGCCGTGCTCGGCCCGCGCAGCGTGGCTGTCGTCGACCCGCCGGTCCGGGAGGCCACCCGGAAGCGCCGCTACTCGACGGCCAATCGGGTCCACGAACGCAAGGCCGACACGCGACTCGCCGAGGCCGCCTTCGAGCGCGCCGACGGCGTCGCCATGTGTGACGAGCTGCTACAGGAGGTCCCCGAGGCCGCCGCGGTCGTCCGCGGGACCCATCCCGAGCTCTGCTTCCGGGCCTTCGCCGGTGAGCCGCTGACACACGACGAGACGACCGCTGCGGGGTACGCAGAGCGGATGCGGACGCTCGCCGGCCACGACCGCGACGCGCCGCCCGTCGTCCAGAAGGCCGCCGAAGCGACCGCCGGCCACGACGTGCCTGTGTCGGGCGTGCTCGACGCCGTGGTCATGGCCTACACGGCCCAGCCCGGCGGCGGCGAGCTCCGCACGCTCCCCGAGGACCCGCCGACCGACGCCAGCGGGCTGCCGATGGAACTGGTCTACCGGGCGGCGGCACCGCTGGGCGAGTGA
- a CDS encoding cold-shock protein, giving the protein MAKGKVDFFNDTGGYGFIDTDDADEDVFFHMEDVGGPDLEEGQEVEFDIEQADKGPRATNLERL; this is encoded by the coding sequence ATGGCGAAAGGCAAAGTCGATTTCTTCAACGACACGGGCGGCTACGGTTTCATCGACACCGATGACGCCGACGAAGACGTTTTCTTCCACATGGAAGACGTCGGCGGCCCGGACCTCGAAGAAGGACAGGAAGTCGAGTTCGACATCGAGCAGGCGGACAAGGGTCCGCGCGCGACGAACCTCGAGCGACTGTAA
- the gap gene encoding type I glyceraldehyde-3-phosphate dehydrogenase, producing the protein MSDPVRVGLNGFGRIGRNVMRASLDNENVEIVGINDVMDDDEIDYFAKYDTVMGELPGAGVEDGVLTVDGTEFEAGVFHETDPTQLPWDELDVDVAFEATGIFRTYEDASQHLEAGADKVLISAPPKGDKEVKQIVYGVNEDEYDGEDVVSNASCTTNSITPVAKVLDDEFGIVSGQLTTVHAYTGSQNLMDGPNSKPRRRRAAAENIIPTSTGAAQATTEVLPQLEGKLDGMAIRVPVPNGSITELVVDLEADVTEEDVNAAFEEAAAGEMEGSLGVTTEQVVSSDILGDPYSSQVDLSSTNIVNGLTKILTWYDNEYGFSCRMLDVAEYITEE; encoded by the coding sequence ATGAGTGACCCAGTTCGCGTCGGCCTGAACGGCTTTGGCCGTATCGGCCGGAACGTAATGCGTGCCTCGCTGGACAACGAAAACGTCGAAATCGTCGGTATCAACGACGTCATGGACGACGACGAGATCGACTACTTCGCCAAGTACGACACGGTCATGGGCGAACTCCCCGGAGCCGGCGTCGAAGACGGCGTCCTGACCGTCGACGGCACGGAGTTCGAGGCGGGTGTCTTCCACGAGACAGACCCGACCCAACTCCCGTGGGACGAGCTCGACGTCGACGTCGCCTTCGAGGCGACCGGCATCTTCCGTACCTACGAGGACGCCAGCCAGCACCTCGAAGCCGGTGCCGACAAGGTGCTCATCTCCGCGCCGCCGAAAGGCGACAAAGAGGTCAAGCAGATCGTCTACGGGGTCAACGAGGACGAGTACGACGGTGAGGACGTCGTCTCGAACGCCTCCTGTACCACGAACTCCATCACGCCGGTCGCGAAGGTGCTCGACGACGAGTTCGGCATCGTCTCCGGGCAGCTGACGACCGTCCACGCCTACACCGGCTCCCAGAACCTGATGGACGGCCCCAACAGCAAGCCCCGGCGTCGCCGTGCCGCCGCCGAGAACATCATCCCGACCTCGACGGGCGCCGCACAGGCGACCACCGAGGTCCTCCCGCAGCTGGAGGGGAAACTCGACGGGATGGCGATTCGGGTCCCGGTCCCGAACGGCTCCATCACCGAGCTCGTCGTCGACCTCGAAGCTGACGTGACCGAGGAAGACGTCAACGCCGCGTTCGAGGAAGCCGCAGCCGGCGAGATGGAGGGCTCGCTGGGCGTCACCACCGAGCAGGTCGTCTCCTCGGACATCCTCGGTGACCCCTACTCCTCGCAGGTCGACCTCTCCTCGACGAACATCGTCAACGGCCTGACGAAGATCCTCACCTGGTACGACAACGAGTACGGCTTCTCGTGTCGCATGCTCGACGTCGCCGAGTACATCACCGAAGAGTAA